GGGTTGCCTATTTCAAACCCTTATCCCAAAacagttttttttctttgaaaaaaacaaaaaaaaccatTCTTGATTTCAACTTAGCACTTAGCATTATTGTTTCTTGATTAGTACTAAGAAAGAAGCACTTTTGCTACATCCCTTTAGCTCCTctttgattttaagaaatttgaaatttctaaTTTATAGAATTGATTATTATCACCATGACAGCAACAATGAATTTTTGGAGTAGCTCATCAGCTGATGTTGATACATTTAAGGGTGGAGAGTTGATGGAAGTGCTTGAATCTTTTATGAAAACTACTAATTCATCAcaactttcttcttcttcttcttccaatcCCACTTCTCTATCTTTCCCTCCACCTTGTTCAAATGATCATTTCATCTCTATCCAAACAGACCCTTCTCCCCCCTCCAGTTTCATCCCCTCCAATTCCTCTCAATTTGAGCCAAATAACTTCCAAGCCCAGGCCCATTACCTCTTTAACCAGGCCCAAAAGACACAATTTGAGTCCGCGTTGGGCCTCAATCCGATTCCCATGACCCAAATCCGAGACATCCAGGCCCAATACCCGTACCTGACACCCACTGCGaatgggcttgggcttgggccGAGGCCCGTCCCGATGAAGCAGGCGGGTCCCCCGCCGAAGCCCGCGAAGCTCTATCGCGGCGTGCGCCAGCGCCACTGGGGCAAGTGGGTGGCGGAGATCCGCCTCCCGAAGAACCGCAGCCGCCTGTGGCTCGGCACGTTCGACACGGCCGAGGAGGCGGCCCTCGCCTACGATGACGCCGCGTACAAGCTCCGCGGCGACACCGCCCGCCTCAACTTCCCCCACCTGCGCCACAACGTGAGCGGCGGGGGCGAGTTCGCCACGTACAAGCCGCTCCACGCGGCCGTCGACGCCAAGCTCTCCGCCATCTGCCAAACCCTGGCAGAGGGGAAGAGCATTGATGCCGAGAGGGCGGCCAGGAAGGCCGCGGGTTTGAAAAATTCAAGGTCCAAGAAGGCCGCCTCTGCAGCAGCTGAGGCTTCTTCCTCAACTGCTGCGAAAGGTGGAATtgtcaagaaaaaaaatgaacccGAGAGCGCCGGGTCGGGCGATTATTATTCGCCCGACTCGGAGCTCGTGTTTCCGGAGGAGGAGCAAATCGAGTGGGATTTCGAGTCGTTGGAGAAGTATATGCCTTATGGAATAGATTGGTCGTCTATATGATTTGGTGGGAGTTGAGGCCCTTTCTTGCAAATTAGTTTTCATGGAGTATTGCTAATTAACTAGTATTAGTATTTACAATTTAAGGATTTTGCAGGGGTCTGCAGTGGAATTTTTGGCATTTGCAGGCGGTCTTTTATAATTTGTCGCTAATTGTGTGTCGATTTTAAAGGATTGGCTGTTTTTTTGTCATGACTAAATCTGATTAGGGAGAGTTTCTTTGTAATGTGCTTTTTTTTATGTGTGCTTGTTATTTTAGTGGAATTTACCTTCATTATAATTGcgtgtaattttattatttatggccTTTTGGTTTTGTTATCCCGTTTTAAAAAATCGATTAATCcatattgaaaataataatactactaataataataatgcgTAAATGgctcattttatttaaaagaaacTCTCTGAGGAGTTGACTTAAGAGCTTTAAAGTGTAATAAAGAGATTAGATTGGTAATAGAGCATTGAAAGAAAAGTTATTGTTATAAACTAGAAGTCAAAAAATGGTCAACCACCTAGTATTAAGTTGGAGTACTAACTTTTACTCAATTTCTATATGCAACACACTCTTTTAATTCTGGTGACAAAATATAACTTTTACAATTTGTGTAGTTTACAACACTgacaaaaataaacaaattcgATACGataaaaaggaaattaattcGATAAAGCTATTTTGCATTGTTAAAGAATTTTGTCTTATAGTTGGCGAGTATGCATGTGTCTTTGGTGAGAACATAATGAATCGGTTTATTTAAGAAGTTTGACTTAAACAACTTTATAATAGAATAAATAGATTAATTGGTAATCTTTGTTTATATGAGAggtatatggagtagtatatactGTGGCTTAGAATGATTTAATTtcacattttctctttttgAAGTAAATTAGTAAACTACGTCACCACATAATACACGAATAAGTGGATTCTGGAAAATAGATAATCACAAACTAAACATGGAATAATGCAGCAAATGAGAGGCATATGAGTCGAATAAATGTTACTCCATTTTTGTTAAAAGacaattatttgaattttagaGTTATTTATACCGAAATACAAATTACACTACACCATATAAACAAAGATTATAGTTTTGCATGTGAACAAAGAATTAATAAGCTCAAAATGAGACTCACAACTAATATCcagaaaaaattagtactatgaAATTAACTTGGTGGTGTGTTCCTTTTATCTATGAAAACTTCAGTTATCACTAAGCAAAATTCTTACAAATTGTTATCCAGTATATGGTGCAGTTTGAAGTTATTTTTGACAAAATTGAACCTTATCCAACActtcaaatataaaatacacacacatacacacagaGAGAGGTTCGGTCAAATTCTAATGTCCCACAACTTTAAATATCGCCTGAAAAACTATAACATTTAACATTGTTTGCAATCATCCTACGATGACATATTCAGGTCACTTACGTGTAATATATTGTTGATGTGACACATACATGTCGCAAATGATGatataaacataaatttccGTTGTAACATCACGTACAGTTTTTAATTGCGAACAttgttaaattttattattttttaggttaattttaatttatgggACGGGTCAAAATATGACtaaaattaatagtttttttCGATAATTTGCATGCAATCTAAATAGTGCAATGTAGATATTTCCTCCTTGTTTTCAGATCATTTATTGGGTGATTGTTTTCAGATTCATTTATTGGGTTTGATTGTTAGAGATTGTTTTCAAATCATTTATCGGGTGAGACGTTGAGATTGTTAGAGATTTGGTTTTTGAATGGATAATTAGTTGGTTGATTATGTTTAGTTCATTAGTATTAGTTTAATCATCGTTATTTTTGCTCTGTACTAATCACGGCAAGTTGCTCTATAATATAAATTGACTGATCATACACTTCAAAATTGttaaaaactaaatattataattgaagAACATAGCTCACGGCCATCTAGCTTGGAACAATATTTGGATGAGATTAAATATACCATTGTAATGACTGATGGTTAGTCCAAAAACTCAAACAATGGAGTAGACAATGCGAGTGTGCGCTCGTTCCCCTTTGAAGGGCCGCTTCTTGCTTGCGACCCAATTCCGACTGCAACTCACCGTGGTGCTATTGCGTCGACCATTAGGTTAACTTGCCTAGCTCCATTTTCTTTTTGATTGCTCTATGGCCATGATATACCAATGAGTCTACTATCCCCGAGACCGTGAATATGCCTGCGATTCAAAGCACGAGGTCAGTATTTGAAGTTATAGCAATATACttaaagagggagagagagatacCTCCAATAATAGCACAAACATTGGTGAGGAAGTGCAAGAAGGAAACGTGTGTTTCTGTGAATGTCACCTACAGAGGAAGGGAATAAGAAATGAAGATTAATTCGGGACGTCTTGAGTTAAATGAGTAATTTCTTCTTTTGACAAAAATCATTCCTATTaatctctctcatactttattctctctttaattGTCTACTTTACACTCTTTCcacttaactcactaaacaccactttcttaaatctcgtgccgaaaaaaTATGCCACAGTTATTGGGACGAAGGGAGCTATCTGAGTGTGTGCATGTATGTGTGTTATGGAATTCTTAACCTTTTCTTGTACTACTTGGGAAAGGCATACCAACCTTAATTGGGGAAAGTTCATAAAAGAAAAACACTCCCGGAAGAGCTTGGAGTCGACCCAATTCGGCTCCTCTGACATGTTCAGTTACAGAAAACTGCGATAAGTGGAAAATTCACGATTTTAGCGTCAGCTTCCAGAAATAATATCAGACAACAAATGCACAgtacaaataataaaataaggcTATTTCATCTTAATAGAACCTGATTTGACTGAATGGTATGTCCGTCTATATCTTTAAATACAGTTGGTACAACCTGCAACATAGTAGCATTGCTGAAAACTAATATGATGATTTGAATTAGAAATTCAGTTATCGTGCAGCGATACTCAACGAAAATGAAACGAGGGTGGAAGTACCATGTGATACTCTTTCTACCTTGCGTTTAAAAGCCATTGGAACTGTAATGTATATGCCTAATGGATTGGCTTATAACTGAATTTAATGATAATTGTAAGGTAATGCATGTTAATAGTACTTCTGAACACCAAGAAATCCGAGTCGAAGGAATAGATATAATATCAAAGCAAAAAAACCATAAAAAGGTGGAGGTATTTAAATTATTCCACTGACCTTGAGAAAATACTGATACATTGCATTAGGTGTGTGTTGCGTCCATTCTGCACTGCAGGGGTAACAAATGTAGATACATGTCATTTACGTTCGGACTTGCTGTAAGAGCATCCTAGTTAAATTGCAGTAGGAAATGTATAGATAAAATACCGATCAAGAGGATTCACAACACCAGGGAAGAAATCTCCAAATGCTATTCTGTTGATCTTATGAGTAAGCTGTGGCACAAAATCAATATTTTATCAACTATAGTCCTATAGAACTTCGTCATGAAATGAAAACTGGAAATATATCATAAGATCAATAGCAAAGAGTGTAGCGAACTCAAGGAAGAAGGATATCTTACATTAAAACTATCTTTTTGAAATGCTAGCAGATCATGAACATGGACATTTGACTGCTCGAAACTCTTCCCAGGTGCAAAATGAAAATTACCAGCTACCTTATTGACATCCAAGAATCCATAAATATTGCAACCTTCCCCCTCTTCATCCTTGATCCTTTGTAAAAAACCTTCTCTTTTGCACTGATTTgttatgaaaaatatgaaaacaaaaccAAATGTATAGTTCAGAGTCACGGCATGAACTAACGAGATATGCAATAAAACAAATGGCTTTTTCTATAGTACAACTAGCTAGGTATGGTAAGACAATAAAAACATTTTGATCAGGAAACCCATAAAATTACAGGAAAAGTGGAGGAAACCTAGGTAAGAAAGGTGTGATGGGATGCTTCACCGTCAAAATTCTGACTAAAACAAGTAATAGTTCCAAGaaataataagtcaaataatattTCCCAAGTTTGTAACCTATCATAGGAAAGTGTACTGATACTTAAAGAGGACTAAAAAACCATATAGTAAATCAAAAGATGAACATACATGGCTCTCACAAGATTTACTCTCACAAGTGGATTTGTAGTCCATTAGACTTCATAAACTATCAACAGTACCCATGCGAATTACTAAAAGTTTTCCATAAAATTATCCttcaataaatgaaatttcatccAGCATCACTTTTTAAATTCCTTCATTTTTGGGATGTGTGAAGCATCCCAACTTATCATTATATAGTTCAGGTCACTGGGGAGAAAAAACTAACTAGCTTAGACCAAGAATAAAAAACTTCAATAAGCTGAAATAACTTTACAGAAAGGCCATTAAGCAACAGGAACCAACCTGATCAATTAAATCCGGATTTGATAATGCCCAGCCTTTTTTTCTATATGCTTCACGTACTTCTTC
This genomic interval from Salvia splendens isolate huo1 chromosome 13, SspV2, whole genome shotgun sequence contains the following:
- the LOC121762184 gene encoding ethylene-responsive transcription factor RAP2-13-like, encoding MTATMNFWSSSSADVDTFKGGELMEVLESFMKTTNSSQLSSSSSSNPTSLSFPPPCSNDHFISIQTDPSPPSSFIPSNSSQFEPNNFQAQAHYLFNQAQKTQFESALGLNPIPMTQIRDIQAQYPYLTPTANGLGLGPRPVPMKQAGPPPKPAKLYRGVRQRHWGKWVAEIRLPKNRSRLWLGTFDTAEEAALAYDDAAYKLRGDTARLNFPHLRHNVSGGGEFATYKPLHAAVDAKLSAICQTLAEGKSIDAERAARKAAGLKNSRSKKAASAAAEASSSTAAKGGIVKKKNEPESAGSGDYYSPDSELVFPEEEQIEWDFESLEKYMPYGIDWSSI
- the LOC121761008 gene encoding endoplasmic reticulum-Golgi intermediate compartment protein 3-like; the encoded protein is MMESLIGKIRNLDAYPKINQDFYSRTLSGGFITLTSTIVMILLFISELRLYLHAVTETKLVVDTSRSERLRINFDVTFPALPCSIVSLDAMDISGEQHLDVRHDITKKRIDALGNVIETRADTIGSPKIDRPLQNHGGRLEHNETYCGSCFGAEASDGECCNNCEEVREAYRKKGWALSNPDLIDQCKREGFLQRIKDEEGEGCNIYGFLDVNKVAGNFHFAPGKSFEQSNVHVHDLLAFQKDSFNLTHKINRIAFGDFFPGVVNPLDRAEWTQHTPNAMYQYFLKVVPTVFKDIDGHTIQSNQFSVTEHVRGAELGRLQALPGVFFFYELSPIKVTFTETHVSFLHFLTNVCAIIGGIFTVSGIVDSLVYHGHRAIKKKMELGKLT